One region of Pseudomonas glycinae genomic DNA includes:
- a CDS encoding translation initiation factor 2 — protein sequence MRKGPLCLMLVTLSIMAPAHGDESTEGGSSTPLSLSAGSQITELQQRLKASEQQREELSKQLQNADNTRESAQLARLRQENQRLKLQLKEAQASPLPRLLTEQQQWFVTGAGVALLALLCGIFASGASRKRRQWLN from the coding sequence ATGCGCAAGGGTCCGTTGTGTCTGATGTTGGTCACGTTGTCGATCATGGCGCCCGCCCATGGTGACGAAAGCACCGAGGGCGGCAGCTCCACGCCGCTTTCATTGAGCGCCGGCAGTCAGATCACCGAGTTGCAGCAGCGCCTGAAGGCCAGTGAGCAGCAACGGGAAGAACTGAGCAAACAACTGCAAAATGCCGACAACACCCGCGAAAGCGCCCAGCTCGCCCGGCTGCGCCAGGAGAACCAGCGTCTGAAGCTGCAACTCAAGGAGGCCCAGGCCAGCCCGCTGCCGCGCCTGCTGACCGAACAGCAGCAATGGTTCGTCACCGGGGCCGGGGTAGCGCTATTGGCGCTGCTCTGCGGTATCTTTGCCAGTGGAGCAAGCCGAAAACGTCGGCAATGGCTAAATTGA
- a CDS encoding MFS transporter has product MPEPQRPLAVTLQVVSIVLFTFIGYLNIGIPLAVLPGYVHSDLGFGAVIAGLVISVQYLATLLSRPYAGKIIDNQGSKRAVMIGLAGCGLSGVFMLISAWTPHLPLLSLISLFVGRLVLGSAESLVGSGSIGWGIGRVGAANTAKVISWNGIASYGALAVGAPLGVWLVSRFGLWSMGVSILLLASLGLLLAWPKTAAPIVAGERLPFMHVLGRVFPHGCGLALGSIGFGTIATFITLYYATQHWDNAVLCLSLFGASFIGARLLFGNLINRLGGFRVAIACLSVETLGLLLLWLAPDAHWALAGAALSGFGFSLVFPALGVEAVNLVPASSRGAAVGAYSLFIDLSLGITGPLAGAIAAGFGFASIFLFAALAALSGLALSVYLYRHTAKYRED; this is encoded by the coding sequence ATGCCAGAACCCCAGCGCCCCCTGGCGGTCACGCTGCAAGTCGTTTCCATCGTCCTGTTCACCTTCATCGGTTATCTGAATATCGGCATTCCGCTGGCGGTGCTGCCGGGCTACGTGCACAGCGACCTGGGCTTCGGCGCGGTCATCGCCGGGCTGGTGATCAGCGTGCAATACCTCGCTACCCTGCTCAGCCGTCCGTATGCCGGCAAGATCATCGACAACCAGGGCAGCAAACGTGCCGTGATGATCGGTCTGGCCGGCTGTGGTTTGAGCGGTGTGTTCATGCTGATTTCGGCGTGGACGCCCCACCTGCCGCTGCTGAGCCTGATCAGCCTGTTCGTCGGCCGTCTGGTGCTGGGCAGCGCGGAAAGTCTGGTCGGCTCAGGCTCGATCGGTTGGGGCATCGGCCGGGTCGGTGCAGCCAACACCGCCAAAGTCATCTCGTGGAACGGCATCGCCAGTTACGGCGCGCTGGCCGTCGGTGCGCCGCTCGGGGTATGGCTGGTCAGCCGTTTCGGTCTGTGGAGCATGGGCGTAAGCATTCTGCTGCTCGCCAGCCTGGGATTGCTGCTGGCCTGGCCGAAAACCGCCGCGCCGATTGTGGCTGGCGAGCGTCTGCCGTTCATGCACGTTCTCGGGCGCGTCTTCCCGCATGGCTGCGGACTGGCGCTGGGCTCGATCGGTTTCGGCACTATCGCCACCTTCATCACCCTGTATTACGCCACGCAGCACTGGGATAACGCGGTGCTGTGCCTGAGCCTGTTCGGCGCCAGCTTCATCGGTGCGCGACTGCTGTTCGGCAACCTGATCAACCGCCTCGGCGGCTTTCGTGTGGCGATTGCCTGCCTGTCGGTGGAAACCTTGGGCCTGCTGTTGCTGTGGCTGGCGCCGGACGCGCACTGGGCACTGGCCGGCGCGGCATTGAGCGGTTTCGGTTTCTCGCTGGTGTTCCCGGCGCTCGGCGTGGAAGCCGTGAACCTGGTGCCGGCCTCGAGCCGTGGTGCGGCGGTCGGGGCTTATTCGTTGTTCATCGACTTGTCGCTGGGTATCACCGGGCCGCTGGCAGGGGCGATTGCAGCAGGCTTCGGTTTTGCCTCGATCTTCCTGTTCGCCGCCCTCGCCGCGCTGAGCGGTCTGGCATTGAGCGTCTATCTGTACCGCCACACGGCGAAATACCGCGAAGACTAG
- a CDS encoding L-threonylcarbamoyladenylate synthase: MSQFFQIHPENPQARLIKQAVEIIRKGGVVVYPTDSSYAIGCQIGDKSAIERVRRLRQLDEKHNFALICSDLSQLGNYAKIDTGTFRILKAHLPGPYTFILNATREVPRLLLHPKKRTIGLRVPSHPIALALLAELGEPLMSVTLIMPGDEDPLSDPYEMRQLLEHQVDLIIDGGSGGIKASTVIDLTGDDPEVIRVGCGDPAPFMAEA, translated from the coding sequence GTGAGTCAATTTTTCCAGATTCATCCGGAAAACCCGCAAGCGCGCCTGATCAAACAGGCCGTCGAGATCATCCGCAAGGGCGGAGTTGTGGTCTATCCCACCGACTCTTCCTACGCAATCGGTTGCCAGATCGGTGACAAGAGCGCCATCGAGCGCGTTCGTCGCCTGCGTCAACTCGACGAAAAGCACAACTTCGCGCTGATCTGCAGCGATCTTTCGCAACTGGGCAACTACGCCAAGATCGATACCGGGACCTTTCGAATCCTCAAAGCCCACCTGCCGGGGCCGTACACCTTCATTCTCAACGCCACCCGCGAAGTGCCGCGCCTGCTGCTGCATCCGAAGAAACGCACCATCGGTCTGCGGGTGCCGAGCCATCCCATCGCGCTGGCGCTGCTGGCCGAACTGGGCGAGCCGCTGATGAGCGTGACTCTGATCATGCCGGGTGATGAAGACCCGTTGAGCGATCCATACGAAATGCGCCAGTTGCTCGAGCATCAGGTGGATCTGATCATCGACGGCGGTTCCGGCGGCATCAAGGCCTCCACCGTGATCGACCTGACCGGCGATGATCCGGAAGTGATCCGCGTCGGTTGCGGCGACCCGGCTCCATTCATGGCCGAGGCCTGA
- a CDS encoding PHP domain-containing protein, which yields MNVDLHCHSTASDGALAPAALVARAFENGVRVLALTDHDTLEGLAEARTAAEALGMQLVNGVELSCTWGGATIHVLGYGFDVNAAPLVEAIAKLHDGRWLRSEEISRKLALKGMPNALDGARQIQQELGDSGNAPARPHFADWMVREGFVKDRAEAFRKWLGAGKLGDVKLHWPTLEDTVGTLRAAGAWVSLAHPWHYDFTRSKRRKLIADYIQAGGQAIEVVNGHQPAEQVGSLAILAREFGLLVSAGSDFHGPGGWSEIGQYRPVPEDLPPLWCRFKHDPVIAAV from the coding sequence GTGAATGTTGATTTGCACTGCCACAGCACGGCCTCCGATGGCGCCCTGGCGCCTGCGGCACTGGTTGCGCGTGCGTTCGAGAACGGCGTGCGAGTCCTGGCCCTGACCGATCACGACACCCTCGAAGGCCTCGCCGAAGCGCGTACGGCCGCCGAGGCGCTGGGCATGCAACTGGTCAACGGCGTCGAATTGTCCTGCACCTGGGGCGGGGCGACCATTCACGTGCTCGGCTACGGTTTCGACGTCAATGCCGCACCGTTGGTCGAGGCGATTGCGAAGTTGCACGATGGCCGTTGGCTGCGGTCTGAGGAAATAAGCCGCAAGCTCGCCCTCAAGGGCATGCCGAATGCGCTCGACGGCGCGCGGCAGATCCAGCAGGAACTGGGCGACAGCGGCAACGCCCCGGCCCGTCCGCATTTCGCCGACTGGATGGTGCGTGAAGGTTTTGTAAAGGATCGCGCCGAGGCGTTTCGCAAATGGCTCGGCGCCGGCAAGCTGGGGGACGTCAAGCTGCACTGGCCGACCCTTGAAGACACCGTCGGTACGCTGCGCGCCGCCGGCGCCTGGGTCAGCCTGGCGCATCCGTGGCACTACGATTTCACCCGCAGCAAGCGCCGAAAGCTGATTGCCGACTATATTCAAGCGGGCGGGCAGGCGATCGAAGTGGTCAATGGTCATCAGCCTGCGGAACAGGTGGGCAGCCTGGCAATCCTTGCCCGTGAGTTCGGTCTGCTGGTCAGCGCCGGCAGTGATTTCCATGGCCCTGGTGGCTGGTCCGAGATCGGCCAGTACCGGCCGGTGCCGGAGGACCTTCCACCCCTGTGGTGTCGGTTCAAACATGACCCAGTTATTGCCGCCGTCTGA
- the arfB gene encoding alternative ribosome rescue aminoacyl-tRNA hydrolase ArfB yields the protein MLVISNNVHLPDAEIELTYIRAQGAGGQNVNKVSSAVHLRFDIPASSLPEFYKERLLALRDSRITGDGVLIIKAQQYRTQEQNRADALERLTELILSATKVEKKRRPTKPTLGSKKRRLESKTKRGSIKAGRGKVDF from the coding sequence ATGCTGGTGATTTCAAACAACGTGCATCTGCCGGATGCCGAGATCGAACTGACGTACATCCGCGCCCAGGGCGCCGGTGGGCAGAACGTCAACAAGGTCTCCAGTGCCGTGCACCTGCGCTTCGACATTCCGGCCTCGTCCTTGCCCGAGTTCTACAAGGAGCGGCTGCTGGCGCTGCGCGACAGTCGCATCACCGGCGACGGCGTGCTGATCATCAAGGCCCAGCAGTACCGCACGCAGGAACAGAACCGCGCCGATGCACTGGAGCGTCTGACCGAGTTGATCCTCAGCGCCACCAAGGTCGAGAAGAAGCGGCGGCCGACCAAGCCGACGCTGGGCTCAAAGAAGCGTCGACTCGAATCGAAGACCAAGCGCGGCAGCATCAAGGCCGGGCGGGGCAAGGTGGATTTCTAG
- the rluB gene encoding 23S rRNA pseudouridine(2605) synthase RluB: protein MSDINQKDDQEIGPAGEKLQKVLARIGVGSRRDVESWIAAGRIKVNGKDATLGLRVDMHDAITIDGKVIKREEAAESVRRVIMYNKPDGEICTRDDPEGRPTVFDKLPRPKEGRWINIGRLDINTTGLLMFTTDGELANRLMHPSYEMDREYAVRVRGEVDDEMIERLKAGVVLEDGPARFTDIQQAPGGEGFNHWYHCVVMEGRNREVRRLWESQGLVVSRLKRVRFGPVFLNSDLPMGRWREMSQYEVDVLSAEVGLTPVAMPQLNAKSKDKLDRMQRKSSRPMARTERVRTLRPANGAPIGAGPRPVREPQIEGERPGRKPAARPDGERGPRSPRPANGRAERGEGRGTPVADRPVDTKRPAKPAPKRPGIKLADDDKPSGKRRGAPAGSGQRPGFGRKKPE from the coding sequence ATGAGTGACATCAATCAGAAAGACGACCAGGAAATCGGCCCAGCAGGCGAAAAGCTGCAGAAAGTCCTCGCCCGTATCGGCGTCGGCTCGCGCCGTGACGTCGAATCCTGGATCGCTGCCGGCCGCATCAAGGTCAATGGCAAAGACGCCACTTTGGGCCTGCGTGTCGACATGCACGACGCCATCACCATTGATGGCAAGGTCATCAAGCGCGAAGAAGCCGCCGAGTCGGTTCGCCGCGTGATCATGTACAACAAGCCCGATGGCGAGATCTGCACCCGTGACGACCCGGAAGGCCGTCCGACCGTGTTCGACAAGCTGCCGCGTCCTAAGGAAGGCCGCTGGATCAACATCGGTCGTCTCGACATCAACACCACCGGTCTGCTGATGTTCACCACCGACGGTGAACTGGCCAACCGCCTGATGCACCCGTCCTACGAGATGGACCGTGAGTACGCGGTGCGTGTGCGTGGCGAAGTCGACGACGAAATGATCGAGCGCCTGAAGGCCGGCGTCGTGCTGGAAGACGGCCCGGCGCGCTTCACCGACATTCAACAGGCACCGGGCGGCGAAGGCTTCAACCACTGGTATCACTGCGTGGTGATGGAAGGCCGTAACCGTGAAGTACGTCGCCTGTGGGAATCCCAGGGCCTGGTGGTCAGCCGCCTGAAGCGCGTGCGTTTCGGTCCGGTGTTCCTCAATTCCGACCTGCCGATGGGCCGCTGGCGCGAAATGAGCCAGTACGAAGTCGACGTGCTGAGCGCCGAAGTCGGTCTGACCCCGGTGGCCATGCCGCAACTGAACGCCAAGAGCAAAGACAAGCTCGACCGCATGCAGCGCAAGTCGTCGCGTCCGATGGCGCGTACCGAGCGCGTGCGCACCCTGCGTCCGGCCAACGGTGCACCGATTGGCGCCGGTCCGCGTCCGGTCCGCGAGCCGCAGATCGAAGGCGAGCGTCCAGGTCGCAAGCCGGCAGCGCGCCCGGATGGCGAGCGTGGCCCGCGTAGTCCGCGTCCGGCCAATGGTCGTGCCGAGCGTGGCGAAGGTCGCGGTACGCCGGTGGCGGATCGCCCAGTCGACACCAAGCGTCCGGCCAAACCGGCGCCGAAGCGTCCGGGCATCAAGCTGGCTGATGATGACAAGCCGTCGGGCAAGCGCCGTGGCGCACCGGCCGGTTCCGGCCAGCGTCCGGGTTTCGGTCGCAAGAAGCCGGAATAA
- a CDS encoding amino acid permease has product MSGQNSQSGELKRGLKNRHIQLIALGGAIGTGLFLGSAGVLKSAGPSMILGYAICGFIAFMIMRQLGEMIVEEPVAGSFSHFAHKYWGGFAGFLSGWNCWILYILVGMSELTAVGKYIHYWAPEIPSWVTAAAFFVLINAINLANVKVFGEAEFWFAIIKVVAIVGMIALGSYLLVSGHGGPQASVSNLWSHGGFFPNGVSGLVMAMAIIMFSFGGLEMLGFTAAEADKPKTVIPKAINQVIYRILIFYIGALVILLSLTPWDSLLETLNASGDSYSGSPFVQVFSMLGSNTAAHILNFVVLTAALSVYNSGTYCNSRMLLGMAEQGDAPKALAKIDKRGVPVRSILASAAVTLVAVLLNYLIPQHALELLMSLVVATLVINWAMISFSHFKFRQHMNKTHQKPLFKALWYPYGNYICLAFVLFILGVMLLIPGIQISVYAIPVWVVFMWVCYVIKNKRGAQQALHAASAAK; this is encoded by the coding sequence ATGAGTGGACAAAACTCGCAATCAGGCGAGCTGAAACGCGGCCTGAAAAATCGCCATATTCAACTGATCGCCCTCGGTGGCGCGATCGGTACCGGATTGTTCCTCGGCTCGGCCGGGGTGCTGAAATCCGCCGGCCCGTCGATGATCCTCGGCTATGCGATCTGCGGCTTCATCGCCTTCATGATCATGCGCCAGCTCGGCGAAATGATCGTCGAAGAGCCGGTGGCCGGTTCCTTCAGCCACTTTGCGCACAAATACTGGGGCGGCTTCGCCGGTTTCCTGTCGGGCTGGAACTGCTGGATCCTGTACATCCTGGTGGGCATGTCGGAGCTGACCGCGGTCGGCAAATACATCCACTACTGGGCGCCGGAAATCCCGAGCTGGGTCACTGCCGCCGCGTTCTTCGTGCTGATCAATGCGATCAACCTGGCCAACGTCAAAGTCTTCGGTGAAGCCGAATTCTGGTTCGCGATCATCAAGGTCGTGGCGATCGTCGGCATGATCGCCCTGGGCAGCTACCTGCTGGTCAGCGGCCATGGCGGCCCGCAGGCTTCGGTCAGCAACCTGTGGTCCCACGGTGGCTTCTTCCCGAACGGCGTCAGCGGTCTGGTGATGGCCATGGCGATCATCATGTTCTCCTTCGGCGGCCTGGAAATGCTCGGTTTCACCGCAGCCGAAGCCGACAAGCCGAAAACCGTGATCCCGAAAGCGATCAACCAGGTGATCTACCGGATCCTGATTTTCTACATCGGCGCACTGGTGATCCTGTTGTCGCTGACTCCGTGGGACAGCCTGCTGGAAACCCTCAACGCTTCAGGCGATTCCTACAGCGGCAGCCCGTTCGTGCAGGTGTTCTCAATGCTCGGCAGCAACACCGCCGCGCACATCCTCAACTTCGTGGTCCTGACCGCGGCATTGTCGGTGTACAACAGCGGCACCTACTGCAACAGCCGCATGCTGCTGGGCATGGCCGAGCAGGGCGATGCGCCGAAAGCGCTGGCCAAGATCGACAAGCGCGGCGTGCCGGTGCGTTCGATCCTGGCGTCGGCGGCGGTGACTCTGGTGGCCGTGCTGCTCAACTACCTGATCCCGCAACATGCGCTGGAACTGCTGATGTCTCTGGTGGTTGCAACGCTGGTGATCAACTGGGCGATGATCAGCTTCTCGCACTTCAAGTTCCGCCAACACATGAACAAGACCCACCAGAAGCCGCTGTTCAAGGCGCTGTGGTACCCGTACGGCAACTACATCTGCCTGGCGTTCGTTCTGTTCATCCTTGGCGTGATGCTGCTGATCCCGGGCATCCAGATCTCGGTGTACGCGATTCCGGTGTGGGTGGTGTTCATGTGGGTCTGCTACGTGATCAAGAACAAGCGTGGTGCGCAACAGGCACTGCACGCAGCGAGCGCAGCCAAGTAA
- a CDS encoding septation protein A produces MKQFIDFIPLLLFFIVYKLDPRTVDVAGHELTVGGIYSATAMLIISSLVVYGALFIKQRKLEKSQWLTLIACLVFGSLTLAFHSETFLKWKAPVVNWLFALAFIGSHFIGDRLLIKRIMGHALTLPDPVWTRLNIAWIAFFLFCGAANLFVAFTFQSIWVDFKVFGSLGMTVLFLVGQGIYLSRHLHDADTTTPKTED; encoded by the coding sequence GTGAAACAATTCATCGATTTCATCCCGCTTCTGCTGTTCTTCATCGTCTACAAACTCGATCCACGTACCGTCGACGTTGCCGGCCATGAACTGACGGTAGGCGGCATTTACAGTGCCACCGCCATGCTGATCATCAGCTCGCTGGTGGTGTACGGCGCGCTCTTCATCAAGCAGCGCAAGCTGGAGAAGAGCCAGTGGCTGACCCTGATTGCCTGCCTGGTGTTCGGCAGCCTGACACTGGCCTTTCACAGCGAAACCTTCCTGAAATGGAAAGCCCCGGTGGTCAACTGGCTGTTCGCCCTGGCCTTCATCGGCAGCCATTTCATCGGTGACCGCCTGCTGATCAAGCGCATCATGGGCCACGCACTGACCCTGCCGGATCCGGTCTGGACCCGACTGAACATCGCCTGGATCGCCTTTTTCCTGTTCTGCGGGGCCGCCAACCTGTTCGTTGCCTTTACCTTCCAGAGCATCTGGGTGGACTTCAAGGTATTCGGCAGCCTGGGCATGACCGTGCTGTTCCTGGTCGGTCAAGGCATCTACCTGTCCCGTCACCTGCACGACGCCGATACCACAACGCCAAAAACCGAGGACTGA
- a CDS encoding amino acid aminotransferase, producing the protein MHFDAIGRVPGDPILGLMEAYAQDSNPRKFDLGVGVYKDSQGLTPIPEAVKIAEARLVESQDTKTYIGGHGNPLFGKVINELVLGADSKLIAEQRAGATQTPGGTGALRLAADFIAQCLPGKGVWLSNPTWPIHETIFAAAGVKISHYPYVGSDNRLDVDAMLAVLNEVPKGDVVLLHACCHNPTGFDLSHDDWQRVLEVVRRRDLLPLIDFAYQGFGDGLEQDAWSTRLFAAELPELLITSSCSKNFGLYRDRTGALIVSAKTADKLIDIRSQLAHIARNLWSTPPDHGAAVVATILADPELKRRWADEVEAMRLRIAQLRSGLVEALEPHGLRERFAHIGVQRGMFSYTGLSPEQVKNLREHHSVYMVSSGRANVAGIDATRLDLLAEAIANVCK; encoded by the coding sequence ATGCACTTCGACGCCATCGGCCGGGTGCCCGGCGACCCGATCCTCGGCCTGATGGAGGCCTACGCGCAGGACTCCAACCCGCGCAAGTTCGACCTCGGCGTGGGCGTCTACAAGGACTCCCAGGGCCTGACGCCGATCCCCGAAGCGGTGAAAATCGCCGAGGCGCGACTGGTCGAGAGCCAGGACACCAAGACCTACATCGGTGGCCACGGCAATCCGCTGTTCGGCAAAGTCATCAATGAGCTGGTGCTTGGCGCCGACTCGAAGCTGATCGCCGAGCAACGCGCCGGCGCCACCCAGACCCCGGGCGGCACGGGCGCCCTGCGTCTGGCAGCAGATTTCATCGCCCAATGCCTGCCGGGCAAAGGCGTCTGGCTGAGCAACCCGACCTGGCCGATCCACGAAACGATTTTCGCGGCCGCCGGGGTCAAGATCAGCCATTACCCGTACGTCGGCAGCGACAACCGCCTCGATGTCGATGCCATGCTTGCCGTGCTCAACGAAGTGCCGAAAGGCGATGTGGTGCTGCTGCACGCGTGCTGCCACAACCCGACCGGGTTCGACCTGAGCCACGACGACTGGCAGCGAGTGCTGGAGGTGGTACGCCGCCGTGACCTGCTGCCGCTGATCGACTTTGCCTACCAGGGCTTTGGCGACGGACTGGAGCAGGATGCATGGTCGACCCGGCTGTTTGCGGCCGAGTTGCCCGAGCTGCTGATCACCAGCTCCTGCTCGAAGAATTTCGGCCTGTACCGCGACCGCACCGGTGCGTTGATCGTCAGCGCGAAAACTGCTGACAAGCTCATCGACATCCGCAGCCAGTTGGCGCACATTGCCCGCAACCTTTGGTCGACGCCACCGGATCACGGCGCGGCCGTGGTCGCCACGATCCTCGCCGACCCGGAGCTGAAACGCCGCTGGGCCGACGAAGTGGAAGCCATGCGTCTGCGCATCGCCCAGTTGCGCAGCGGTCTGGTGGAAGCGCTGGAGCCGCACGGTCTGCGCGAGCGTTTTGCACACATCGGCGTGCAACGCGGGATGTTCTCCTACACCGGGCTGTCGCCGGAACAGGTGAAAAACCTGCGCGAGCATCACAGCGTGTACATGGTCAGCTCGGGCCGGGCCAACGTTGCCGGGATTGATGCAACGCGTCTCGACCTGCTGGCCGAAGCGATCGCCAACGTCTGCAAATAA
- a CDS encoding segregation and condensation protein A, translating to MEVFLEAFEGPLDLLLYLIRKQNINILDIPVAEITRQYMGYVELMQSVRLELAAEYLVMAAMLAEIKSRMLLPRAETVEDEEDDPRAELIRRLQEYERFKAAAEGIDGLSRVGRDVIVPKLDAPEARARKLLPDVALEEILMSMAEVLRRGDMFESHQVSREALSTRERMSDVLERLKGGGFVPFVELFTAEEGKLGVVVTFMAILELVKESLIELVQNEPFAAIHVRARAE from the coding sequence TTGGAAGTCTTCCTCGAAGCCTTCGAAGGCCCCCTCGACCTGCTGCTGTACCTGATCCGCAAACAGAACATCAACATCCTCGACATCCCGGTGGCGGAAATCACCCGCCAGTACATGGGCTATGTCGAGCTGATGCAGTCGGTGCGCCTGGAACTGGCCGCCGAGTACCTGGTGATGGCCGCGATGCTGGCCGAGATCAAGTCGCGGATGCTGCTGCCCCGGGCCGAAACCGTCGAGGACGAAGAGGACGACCCGCGCGCCGAACTGATCCGCCGTCTGCAGGAGTACGAACGGTTCAAGGCTGCCGCCGAAGGCATCGATGGCCTGAGTCGGGTCGGTCGCGATGTGATCGTGCCCAAGCTCGACGCCCCGGAAGCCCGTGCGCGCAAGCTGTTGCCGGACGTGGCGCTGGAGGAAATCCTGATGTCCATGGCCGAGGTGCTGCGCCGCGGCGACATGTTCGAAAGCCATCAGGTCAGCCGCGAGGCGCTGTCCACCCGCGAGCGCATGAGCGATGTGCTGGAACGGCTCAAGGGCGGCGGGTTTGTGCCGTTCGTCGAGCTGTTCACCGCCGAGGAGGGCAAGCTCGGGGTGGTGGTGACCTTCATGGCGATCCTTGAACTGGTCAAGGAATCCCTGATCGAGCTGGTGCAGAATGAGCCGTTCGCCGCGATCCACGTGCGAGCCCGAGCCGAATAA
- the scpB gene encoding SMC-Scp complex subunit ScpB codes for MNLTEPRELASLLEAFLLASGKPQSLERLYELFEEGERPEPPVFKKALTLLGKSCEGRAFELKEVASGYRLQIREKFAPWVGRLWEERPQRYSRALLETMALIAYRQPITRGEIEDVRGVAVNTNIVKTLMEREWIRIVGYRDVPGKPAMFATTKAFLDHFNLKNLDDLPPLAELREIEAEPVLDFDDAPVPPGLQELADASAEPEEPKEETSFHTLLLELDSMEEGIKTDFDDLLRDGVGGESMPTGFESDPVEPPVEGEFETEFEPESEFEPEFEPEQEDDVLGVAEAREKLLAAVARLEQPAPEPAAEEELSEEEAEARALAEAIEAERREFED; via the coding sequence ATGAACCTGACTGAACCCCGCGAGCTGGCGTCCCTGCTTGAAGCCTTTCTGTTGGCCTCGGGAAAGCCGCAATCCCTCGAGCGTCTGTATGAACTGTTTGAAGAAGGTGAGCGCCCGGAACCGCCGGTCTTCAAGAAAGCCCTGACCCTGCTCGGCAAATCCTGTGAGGGCCGGGCGTTCGAGCTCAAGGAAGTCGCTTCCGGCTATCGTCTGCAAATTCGCGAAAAGTTCGCGCCGTGGGTCGGTCGTTTGTGGGAAGAGCGTCCGCAGCGCTATTCCCGAGCGCTGCTGGAAACCATGGCGCTGATCGCCTATCGCCAGCCGATCACCCGGGGCGAAATCGAGGACGTGCGGGGCGTGGCGGTCAACACCAACATCGTCAAGACGCTGATGGAACGCGAGTGGATCCGTATCGTCGGTTACCGCGACGTGCCGGGCAAACCGGCGATGTTCGCTACCACCAAGGCGTTTCTCGACCACTTCAACCTGAAGAATCTCGACGACTTGCCGCCGCTGGCCGAGTTGCGCGAGATCGAGGCGGAACCGGTGCTCGACTTCGACGACGCTCCGGTGCCGCCGGGCTTGCAGGAGCTGGCCGATGCCAGTGCCGAGCCGGAAGAACCGAAGGAGGAAACCAGTTTTCACACTCTGCTGCTGGAACTGGACAGCATGGAGGAGGGGATCAAGACCGACTTCGACGACTTGCTGCGTGACGGGGTGGGCGGCGAATCGATGCCGACCGGGTTTGAATCCGATCCTGTCGAGCCGCCGGTTGAGGGTGAATTCGAAACTGAATTCGAGCCTGAATCTGAGTTTGAGCCTGAATTTGAGCCCGAGCAGGAAGACGATGTACTCGGCGTGGCCGAAGCCCGGGAAAAGCTGCTGGCCGCCGTCGCCCGGCTTGAGCAGCCCGCACCCGAACCCGCCGCCGAGGAAGAATTGAGCGAAGAAGAAGCCGAGGCCCGCGCCCTGGCCGAAGCCATCGAAGCCGAACGCCGCGAGTTCGAGGATTGA
- a CDS encoding DUF1289 domain-containing protein has protein sequence MSSTKDPCISVCKFSDDICLGCGRSKREIRAWKKLDKDDKRTVLAEAALRLIKLGATGRRKKK, from the coding sequence ATGAGCTCGACCAAGGACCCGTGCATCAGCGTCTGCAAGTTCAGCGACGACATCTGCCTCGGCTGCGGCCGCAGCAAGCGTGAGATCCGGGCCTGGAAGAAACTCGACAAGGACGACAAGCGCACTGTATTGGCCGAAGCCGCGCTGCGTTTGATCAAGCTCGGCGCCACCGGTCGGCGGAAAAAGAAATAA
- a CDS encoding YciI family protein, producing the protein MLYAIIATDVANSLDARLAARPAHLERLQVLKGEGRIVLAGPHPAVDSNDPGAAGFSGSLIVAEFDSLSAAQAWADADPYIAAGVYANVIVKPFKQVLP; encoded by the coding sequence ATGCTCTACGCCATCATTGCCACCGACGTCGCCAACTCCCTGGACGCCCGCCTCGCTGCGCGCCCGGCACACCTTGAACGCCTGCAGGTGCTCAAGGGCGAAGGCCGCATCGTGCTGGCCGGCCCGCACCCGGCGGTCGACAGCAATGATCCGGGCGCAGCAGGTTTCAGCGGCAGCCTGATCGTTGCCGAATTCGACTCCCTGAGCGCTGCGCAAGCCTGGGCCGATGCCGATCCTTACATCGCCGCCGGCGTCTACGCCAACGTGATCGTCAAGCCGTTCAAGCAAGTCCTGCCGTAA